The following are from one region of the Sulfurimicrobium lacus genome:
- the gshB gene encoding glutathione synthase: MKLAIILDPLESIKTYKDSTYAVMREAQARGHELYVMEQHELILDEGKVRAHARRLDMVADELDWYTLGEPAWRELSDFDVTLMRKDPPFDMEYIYSTYLLELAESQGARILNRPEAVRDFNEKLSTAKFPQFMPPTLVTRQQDLIRDFIDKHGDIILKPLDAMGGSSIFRIQRHDPNLNVIIETMTQLGSRTVMAQRFIPEIAQGDKRILIIDGEAVPYALARIPKAGETRGNLAVGGKGVAQPLSANDWKIADALGPRLKELGLFLVGLDVIGDYLTEINVTSPTGFQEITAQSGFNVAGMFVEALEKSVGGER; encoded by the coding sequence TTGAAACTCGCCATCATTCTCGACCCGCTGGAAAGCATCAAAACCTACAAGGATTCGACCTACGCCGTGATGCGCGAGGCGCAGGCGCGCGGCCACGAGCTTTACGTCATGGAGCAGCACGAGCTGATTCTGGACGAGGGGAAGGTCAGGGCCCATGCGCGCAGACTCGATATGGTCGCCGACGAGCTCGACTGGTACACGCTGGGAGAACCGGCCTGGCGCGAGCTGAGCGATTTCGACGTGACGCTGATGCGCAAGGACCCGCCGTTCGACATGGAGTACATCTACAGCACCTACCTGCTGGAGCTGGCGGAAAGCCAGGGCGCGCGCATCCTCAACCGGCCCGAGGCGGTGCGCGACTTCAACGAGAAGCTGTCCACGGCCAAGTTCCCGCAGTTCATGCCGCCCACACTGGTGACGCGCCAGCAGGACCTGATCCGAGACTTCATCGACAAACACGGCGACATCATCCTCAAGCCGCTGGACGCCATGGGCGGCAGCAGCATATTCCGCATCCAGCGCCACGACCCGAACCTCAACGTGATCATCGAGACCATGACGCAGCTGGGCAGCCGGACCGTCATGGCGCAGCGTTTTATCCCCGAAATCGCGCAGGGCGACAAGCGTATCCTCATCATCGACGGCGAAGCCGTGCCGTACGCGCTGGCGCGCATCCCCAAGGCGGGCGAAACGCGCGGCAACCTCGCGGTCGGCGGCAAGGGCGTGGCCCAGCCGCTCTCGGCGAACGACTGGAAAATTGCCGACGCACTGGGGCCCCGGCTCAAGGAACTGGGCCTGTTCCTGGTGGGACTGGACGTGATCGGCGATTACCTCACCGAAATCAACGTCACCAGCCCCACCGGATTCCAGGAAATCACCGCCCAGAGCGGCTTCAACGTGGCGGGGATGTTCGTGGAAGCGCTGGAGAAGAGCGTGGGCGGGGAGCGGTAA
- a CDS encoding PTS sugar transporter subunit IIA, with the protein MIGILIVAHGALGESLIHCASHVMGSRPLNLQQLGVTIHDDPVAILPQARELVQQLDQGDGVLILTDIYGATPTNITCRLLEPGRVEGIAGVNLPMLVRALTYRDEPLATVVEKALSGGHDGIINTTMEVCNVATGYRDH; encoded by the coding sequence ATGATCGGTATTCTTATCGTCGCCCACGGCGCCTTGGGCGAAAGTCTGATTCACTGCGCCAGTCACGTCATGGGCAGCCGCCCGCTCAATCTGCAACAACTCGGCGTCACCATTCACGACGACCCGGTGGCGATCCTGCCCCAGGCCAGGGAACTGGTGCAGCAGCTCGACCAGGGCGACGGCGTCCTGATCCTGACCGACATTTACGGCGCCACGCCCACCAACATCACCTGCCGCCTGCTCGAACCGGGCCGGGTGGAAGGCATCGCGGGCGTCAACCTGCCGATGCTGGTGCGGGCGCTCACCTATCGCGACGAACCTCTTGCCACCGTGGTGGAGAAAGCCCTTTCCGGGGGCCACGACGGCATCATCAACACCACTATGGAAGTCTGCAATGTTGCAACGGGATATCGAGATCATTAA
- a CDS encoding (Fe-S)-binding protein, translating into MTHDPHPLPSNSADPHPETLRQEAARCVACGLCLPHCPTYRKTLNEADSPRGRIFLMAALLEHKLPLSPELVAHLDLCLACRACENACPSQVRYGQLVDGVRALIEPERQRPMRQQALRRVLFRTLAHPRLLQSAGGVLRVYQRSGLQSLARKSRLLEALGLDRAEARLPPLSAPPRSGMHPAHGTTRGTVGLFLGCVARMSDAETLHAAVFVLNRLGYAVQVAPRQTCCGALHELSGERETAQRLAQENRAAFAAPELLAIVHAASGCGATLAEYTPPLAAPVLDISAFLATAQGWEQVELAPLAHNIAVHEPCLSRNVLHDQDAAYALLRRIPAATVAALAGNDQCCGAAGIYALTQPEMAAQLLRDKIDAIKASGAHIIATSNPGCAMHLADGLKAEGWSLEVLHPVTLVARQMGYPK; encoded by the coding sequence ATGACTCACGACCCTCACCCGCTCCCCTCGAACAGCGCCGATCCTCATCCCGAAACCCTGCGCCAGGAAGCCGCGCGTTGCGTCGCCTGCGGGCTGTGTCTGCCGCACTGCCCGACCTACCGCAAGACGCTCAACGAGGCGGACTCCCCGCGCGGACGCATTTTCCTGATGGCAGCGTTGCTGGAGCACAAGCTTCCCCTGTCGCCGGAACTCGTCGCTCATCTGGACCTGTGCCTCGCCTGCCGCGCCTGCGAAAACGCCTGCCCGTCCCAAGTGCGCTACGGCCAGCTGGTGGACGGCGTGCGCGCCCTGATCGAACCCGAACGGCAGCGCCCCATGCGCCAACAAGCGCTGCGGCGGGTGCTGTTCAGGACGCTGGCGCACCCGCGCCTGTTGCAGAGTGCCGGCGGTGTGCTGCGCGTCTATCAGCGCTCCGGCCTGCAAAGTCTGGCGCGCAAGTCGCGCCTGCTCGAAGCCCTCGGCCTGGACCGCGCCGAGGCCCGCCTGCCGCCGCTGTCGGCGCCGCCCCGCAGCGGCATGCATCCCGCCCACGGGACGACGCGCGGCACGGTGGGGTTGTTCCTCGGCTGCGTGGCGCGCATGAGCGATGCGGAAACCCTGCATGCCGCCGTTTTCGTGCTCAACCGGCTGGGTTACGCGGTGCAGGTTGCGCCTCGGCAAACCTGCTGCGGCGCGCTGCACGAGCTCAGTGGCGAGCGTGAAACCGCGCAGCGCCTGGCGCAGGAAAACCGCGCCGCTTTTGCCGCGCCGGAATTGCTGGCCATCGTTCACGCGGCATCGGGCTGCGGCGCCACGCTGGCCGAATACACCCCGCCGCTCGCCGCGCCGGTGCTCGACATCAGCGCTTTCCTCGCCACCGCGCAAGGCTGGGAGCAGGTCGAACTGGCGCCGCTGGCGCACAACATCGCGGTGCATGAACCCTGCCTGAGCCGCAACGTGCTGCACGACCAGGACGCCGCCTACGCGCTGCTGCGGCGGATTCCCGCCGCCACCGTCGCGGCGCTGGCCGGCAACGATCAGTGCTGCGGCGCGGCGGGAATTTACGCACTGACCCAGCCGGAAATGGCGGCGCAGCTGTTGCGTGATAAAATCGACGCCATCAAGGCAAGCGGCGCGCACATCATCGCCACTTCCAACCCGGGTTGCGCCATGCATCTCGCCGACGGCCTGAAGGCCGAGGGGTGGAGCTTGGAAGTGCTGCATCCGGTAACGTTAGTGGCAAGGCAAATGGGATATCCCAAATGA
- a CDS encoding ABC-F family ATPase: protein MISTANITMQFGAKPLFENVSVKFGEGNRYGLIGANGCGKSTFMKILGADLEPSGGNVSIDQGERLGKLRQDQFAYEDNIVLDVVMMGNAELWAVKEEKDAIYANPEATEDDYMRAADLETQFGELDGYTAESRAGELLLGVGIALELHTGPMREVAPGFKLRVLLAQALFSDPDILLLDEPTNNLDINTIRWLEDVINARSSTMIIISHDRHFLNSVCTHMADLDYNTIRIYPGNYDEYMIAATQARQRMLTDNAKKKEQIVELNAFVARFSANASKARQATSRARQADKLKDGIVEVKPSSRQSPYIRFETDDREKLHRKAVELLDVAKGFDKVLFHGLNLLLDAGQRLAIIGPNGAGKTTLVKTLVGETEPDQGDVKWADKAKIGYFAQDHHAEFEHDMTLFEWMERHGRKSDDDQIIRATLGRLLFTGDDSKKSVRVLSGGEKGRMLYGKLLLERPNVLVMDEPTNHMDMETIEALNMALEQYKGTLIFVSHDRQFVSSLATQILELDGKGGYRHHIGNYEDYLLSQGIAA from the coding sequence TTGATCTCCACCGCCAACATCACCATGCAATTCGGGGCCAAGCCCCTGTTCGAGAACGTCTCCGTCAAGTTCGGCGAAGGCAACCGCTACGGCCTGATCGGCGCCAACGGTTGCGGCAAGTCCACTTTCATGAAAATTCTCGGCGCCGACCTGGAGCCTTCCGGGGGCAACGTTTCCATCGACCAGGGCGAGCGCCTCGGCAAATTGCGCCAGGACCAGTTCGCCTACGAGGACAATATCGTGCTCGACGTGGTGATGATGGGCAACGCCGAACTGTGGGCGGTGAAGGAAGAAAAAGACGCCATCTACGCCAACCCGGAAGCCACCGAGGACGACTACATGCGCGCCGCCGACCTGGAAACCCAGTTCGGCGAGCTGGACGGCTACACCGCCGAATCGCGCGCCGGCGAACTGCTGCTGGGCGTGGGCATCGCGCTCGAACTGCACACCGGCCCGATGCGCGAAGTGGCGCCCGGCTTCAAGCTGCGCGTGCTGCTGGCGCAGGCGCTGTTTTCCGACCCGGACATCCTGCTGCTGGACGAGCCCACCAACAACCTCGACATCAACACCATCCGCTGGCTGGAGGACGTGATCAACGCGCGTTCCAGCACCATGATCATCATTTCCCACGACCGCCACTTCCTCAACAGCGTGTGCACCCACATGGCGGACCTGGATTACAACACCATCCGCATCTATCCCGGCAACTACGACGAGTACATGATCGCCGCGACCCAGGCGCGCCAGCGCATGCTGACGGACAACGCCAAGAAGAAGGAACAGATCGTCGAGTTGAACGCCTTCGTGGCGCGCTTCTCCGCCAATGCTTCCAAGGCGCGTCAGGCCACCAGCCGCGCGCGGCAAGCCGACAAGCTCAAGGACGGCATTGTCGAGGTCAAGCCTTCCAGCCGCCAGAGCCCCTACATCCGCTTCGAAACCGACGACCGCGAAAAGCTCCACCGCAAGGCGGTGGAACTGCTGGACGTCGCCAAGGGCTTCGACAAGGTGCTGTTCCACGGCCTCAACCTGCTGCTCGACGCCGGCCAGCGCCTCGCCATCATCGGCCCCAACGGCGCGGGTAAAACCACGCTGGTGAAAACCCTGGTGGGCGAGACCGAGCCGGACCAGGGCGACGTGAAATGGGCGGACAAGGCCAAGATCGGTTATTTCGCCCAGGACCACCACGCCGAGTTCGAGCACGACATGACCCTGTTCGAGTGGATGGAGCGGCACGGACGCAAAAGCGACGACGACCAGATCATCCGCGCCACCCTGGGCCGCCTGCTGTTCACCGGCGACGATTCGAAGAAGTCGGTGCGCGTGCTGTCCGGCGGCGAGAAAGGCCGCATGCTGTACGGCAAGCTGCTGCTCGAACGCCCCAACGTGCTAGTGATGGACGAGCCGACCAACCACATGGACATGGAAACCATCGAGGCGCTCAACATGGCGCTGGAGCAATACAAGGGCACGCTGATTTTCGTCAGCCACGACCGCCAGTTCGTCTCCTCGCTGGCGACGCAGATCCTGGAACTGGACGGCAAGGGCGGCTACCGCCACCACATCGGCAACTACGAAGACTATCTGCTGAGTCAGGGGATTGCGGCGTAA
- the ptsP gene encoding phosphoenolpyruvate--protein phosphotransferase, producing the protein MSFTMHGVAVSGGIAIGHAHLISHVGLDVPQYGLLKAQIPEEIARFDAAIQATLQELKELRSNIPASAPAEFDAFLDLHILILSDPTLSTVPKELVETQRVNAEWALKQQMDTLLAQFDQIEDDYLRERKADVVQVVERVLKSLLGHATLHTLGTTSPDQTSILVAHDLSPADMMLFKQHQFAAFVTDVGGTTSHTAILARSLNIPSIVALHHARSLIRERELVIVDGSQGIVIVNPDKTVLAEYKLRQSQWELEKQKLKRLKTTRATTLDGTEVELHANIELPEDIADVKANGATGIGLFRSEFLFLNRRDLPGEEEQFLAYRKVAEEMHGFPVTIRTLDLGADKQLFGSENTSANPALGLRAIRLCLAEPQLFHAQLRAILRASHYGKIKLLIPMLSSLTELNQACHLLAHAKQSLDDENIPYDANMPLGGMIEIPAAALAAHIFAKHLDFLSIGTNDLIQYTLAIDRTDDSVAHLYDPLHPSVLQLISYAIKSADKAGIPVSVCGEMAGDVRLTRLLLGLGLRQFSMHPAHLLAVKQQILRTNLPELPSLVNRMLKTEEPERMHMHLARLNS; encoded by the coding sequence GTGAGCTTTACCATGCATGGCGTCGCCGTCTCGGGCGGCATCGCCATCGGTCATGCTCACCTCATTTCGCACGTCGGCCTCGACGTGCCGCAGTACGGCCTGCTCAAGGCGCAGATCCCGGAAGAAATCGCCCGTTTCGACGCCGCCATTCAGGCCACGCTGCAGGAGCTCAAGGAACTGCGCAGCAACATTCCCGCCAGCGCACCGGCGGAATTCGATGCGTTCCTCGACCTGCACATCCTGATCCTGAGCGACCCGACCCTTTCCACCGTTCCCAAGGAACTGGTCGAAACCCAGCGCGTCAACGCCGAGTGGGCGCTGAAGCAGCAGATGGACACTCTGCTGGCGCAGTTCGACCAGATCGAGGACGACTACCTGCGCGAGCGCAAGGCCGACGTGGTGCAGGTAGTCGAGCGCGTGCTGAAATCCCTGCTCGGCCACGCCACCCTGCACACCCTCGGCACCACCAGCCCGGACCAGACCAGCATCCTGGTGGCGCACGACCTGTCCCCCGCAGACATGATGCTGTTCAAGCAGCACCAGTTCGCCGCTTTCGTCACCGATGTCGGCGGCACCACTTCGCATACCGCGATTCTTGCGCGCAGCCTCAACATCCCCTCGATCGTGGCGCTGCATCACGCGCGCAGCCTGATCCGCGAACGCGAGCTGGTGATCGTGGACGGCTCGCAGGGCATCGTCATCGTCAACCCCGACAAGACGGTGCTGGCAGAGTACAAGCTGCGCCAGAGCCAGTGGGAGCTGGAGAAACAGAAGCTCAAGCGCCTTAAGACCACGCGCGCCACCACGCTGGACGGCACGGAAGTGGAGCTGCACGCCAACATCGAGTTGCCGGAAGACATCGCCGACGTGAAAGCCAACGGCGCCACGGGGATCGGGCTGTTCCGCAGCGAATTCCTGTTCCTCAACCGGCGCGACCTGCCCGGCGAGGAAGAGCAATTCCTGGCCTACCGCAAGGTAGCAGAGGAAATGCACGGTTTCCCGGTCACCATCCGTACCCTGGACCTGGGCGCGGACAAACAGCTGTTCGGCTCCGAGAACACCAGCGCCAACCCGGCCCTCGGCCTGCGTGCCATCCGCCTGTGCCTGGCCGAACCGCAGCTGTTCCATGCGCAGCTGCGCGCCATTCTGCGCGCCTCGCACTACGGCAAGATCAAGCTCCTGATCCCCATGCTCTCGTCCCTTACCGAGCTCAACCAGGCATGCCATCTCCTCGCGCACGCCAAGCAGAGCCTGGACGACGAAAACATTCCCTACGATGCCAACATGCCCCTCGGCGGCATGATCGAGATCCCCGCCGCGGCGCTGGCAGCGCACATTTTCGCCAAGCACCTGGATTTTCTTTCCATCGGCACCAACGACCTGATCCAGTACACCCTCGCCATCGACCGCACCGACGACAGCGTGGCGCACCTCTACGATCCGCTCCATCCTTCGGTGCTGCAGCTGATCTCCTACGCCATCAAGAGCGCGGACAAGGCCGGCATACCGGTCTCGGTGTGCGGCGAAATGGCGGGCGACGTCAGGCTGACCCGCCTGCTGCTGGGCCTCGGCCTGCGCCAGTTTTCCATGCACCCGGCCCATCTGCTGGCGGTCAAGCAGCAGATCCTGCGCACCAACCTGCCGGAATTGCCGTCGCTGGTGAACCGCATGCTCAAGACCGAAGAACCGGAAAGAATGCACATGCATCTGGCGCGCTTGAATTCGTAG
- a CDS encoding DUF2628 domain-containing protein, which produces MQAQNPYAPPVADVDDANREISEIDSLPVSQTWKDRFKVIARAGGAKLPHLKSLPASDRRKAAFNVLAFLFGPFYYMAKGMWKRGMALFAVCVLAVVVLSLILDYLGYGSLSRSLGYGVGAIFAVRANIDYYKKMVIKDTGWW; this is translated from the coding sequence ATGCAAGCGCAAAATCCCTATGCCCCGCCTGTTGCCGATGTAGATGACGCCAATCGGGAAATTTCCGAGATCGATAGCCTCCCGGTGTCGCAAACATGGAAAGATCGCTTCAAGGTTATCGCGCGTGCCGGGGGTGCGAAGCTTCCGCACCTGAAGAGCCTGCCAGCGAGCGACAGGCGCAAGGCTGCTTTCAACGTGCTCGCATTCCTCTTCGGCCCTTTTTACTACATGGCAAAAGGGATGTGGAAAAGAGGCATGGCCCTGTTCGCGGTCTGTGTGCTCGCCGTCGTTGTCCTGAGCCTCATACTGGATTACCTCGGGTACGGTTCGCTATCCAGGTCGCTCGGCTACGGCGTAGGTGCAATTTTTGCGGTTCGCGCGAATATTGATTACTACAAGAAGATGGTTATAAAGGACACCGGCTGGTGGTGA
- a CDS encoding HPr family phosphocarrier protein produces MLQRDIEIINKLGLHARASAKLTQAASQHKSQIWLSRNDKRVNAKSIMGVMMLAASKGTTIGIETTGEDEEQAMQAMVDLINGKFGEDE; encoded by the coding sequence ATGTTGCAACGGGATATCGAGATCATTAACAAGCTGGGGCTGCATGCGCGCGCCTCGGCCAAACTCACGCAAGCCGCCAGCCAGCACAAGAGCCAGATCTGGCTCAGCCGCAACGACAAGCGCGTCAACGCCAAGAGCATCATGGGCGTGATGATGCTGGCCGCCAGCAAAGGAACGACCATCGGCATCGAAACCACGGGCGAGGACGAAGAACAGGCGATGCAGGCCATGGTCGACCTGATCAACGGCAAGTTCGGAGAAGACGAATGA
- the gshA gene encoding glutamate--cysteine ligase produces the protein MVPHLTTALTGPLLALEQHILDAQPRIEQWFRAKWQEHDAPFYASVDLRNAGFKLAPVDTNLFPGGFNNLNPEFMPLCVQAAMSAVEKICPDAQRFLLIPENHTRNTFYLQNVARLASILRHAGLYVRIGTMLPEITAPTVLDLPDGQTLTLEPIQREGNKLKLDGFDPCAILLNNDLSAGIPDLLKGLKQPVFPPLHAGWATRRKTHHFSAYDQVAAEFATIIDMDPWLINPYFSDCRQINFSERQGEECLATQVDELLGDIREKYLEYGVKNDPFVIVKADAGTYGMGIMTVKDASQVKGLNRKQRNKMSVIKEGQQVSEVIIQEGVYTFESINEAVAEPVVYMMDHFVVGGFYRVHTGRGQDENLNAPGMQFVPQAFETSCTLPDCAAGPDTPPNRFYAYGVVARLALLAASIELENTRP, from the coding sequence ATGGTCCCTCACCTCACTACCGCCCTCACCGGCCCGCTGCTCGCACTCGAACAGCACATCCTCGACGCCCAGCCGCGTATCGAACAATGGTTCCGCGCCAAATGGCAGGAGCACGACGCGCCGTTCTACGCCTCGGTGGACCTGCGCAACGCCGGCTTCAAGCTGGCGCCGGTGGACACCAACCTGTTTCCCGGCGGGTTCAACAACCTGAATCCCGAGTTCATGCCGCTATGCGTGCAAGCGGCCATGTCGGCGGTGGAAAAGATCTGCCCCGATGCGCAGCGTTTCCTGCTCATCCCGGAAAACCACACGCGCAACACCTTCTACCTGCAGAATGTGGCGCGGCTGGCCAGCATCCTGCGCCACGCCGGGCTGTACGTACGCATCGGCACCATGCTGCCGGAAATCACCGCACCCACGGTGCTGGACCTGCCCGACGGCCAGACCCTGACCCTGGAGCCGATCCAGCGCGAAGGCAACAAGCTCAAGCTGGACGGCTTCGACCCTTGCGCCATCCTGCTCAACAACGATCTGTCGGCCGGCATACCGGACCTGCTCAAAGGGCTGAAACAGCCGGTGTTTCCGCCGCTGCACGCCGGCTGGGCGACGCGGCGCAAGACCCATCACTTCAGCGCCTACGACCAGGTCGCCGCGGAATTCGCCACCATCATCGACATGGACCCGTGGCTCATCAACCCCTATTTCAGCGATTGCCGCCAGATCAATTTCAGCGAGCGCCAGGGCGAGGAATGCCTGGCCACCCAGGTGGACGAACTGCTCGGGGACATCCGGGAGAAATACCTCGAATACGGGGTGAAGAACGACCCCTTCGTCATCGTCAAGGCCGACGCCGGCACCTACGGCATGGGCATCATGACGGTCAAGGACGCGTCCCAGGTCAAAGGCCTCAACCGCAAGCAGCGCAACAAGATGTCGGTCATCAAGGAAGGCCAGCAGGTCAGCGAGGTCATCATCCAGGAGGGCGTCTACACCTTCGAGAGCATCAACGAGGCGGTGGCCGAGCCGGTGGTGTACATGATGGACCACTTCGTGGTGGGCGGCTTCTACCGCGTCCACACCGGGCGCGGCCAGGACGAGAACCTCAACGCGCCCGGCATGCAGTTCGTGCCGCAGGCGTTCGAAACTTCCTGCACCCTGCCCGACTGCGCCGCCGGGCCTGACACCCCGCCCAACCGCTTCTACGCTTACGGCGTGGTGGCGAGGCTGGCGCTGCTGGCGGCATCGATCGAGCTGGAAAACACCCGGCCGTGA
- a CDS encoding FAD:protein FMN transferase — MNRRTFLFPLTVLCLLLTTFLAGCGKEPLYQQQSYVFGTLVEVTIYGEKDERARQLTGQVLADFDRLNAELHAWKPSTLSRMNETFARAPDRAATPPGMAPMLQDSARLSEQSGGLFNPAIGNLIRLWGFQNDEFKPLQPDPAEIARLVKANPKMSDIVFEGGDYYSKNPAVRLDLGGYAKGYALDAAADYLRAQGVKNALVNIGGNIIALGRHGDRPWQVGIRHPRKSDAIATLELNDGEAVGTSGDYQRYFELGGKRYCHIIDPRTGYPAQGVQAVTVLIPKGRNAGVLSDVASKPPFITGKNGWREAARKMGVEEAMLIDDKGEVYLTAAMKKRISFLDTGLKLHESP; from the coding sequence GTGAACAGAAGAACCTTTCTTTTTCCGCTCACCGTTCTCTGCTTGCTGCTCACCACTTTTCTCGCCGGCTGCGGCAAGGAGCCGCTCTACCAGCAGCAGAGCTATGTCTTCGGCACGCTGGTGGAAGTCACCATTTACGGCGAGAAGGACGAGCGCGCCCGGCAGCTGACCGGGCAGGTGCTGGCCGATTTCGACCGCCTGAATGCCGAACTCCACGCCTGGAAGCCCAGCACCCTGAGCCGGATGAACGAAACCTTCGCCCGCGCGCCGGACAGGGCGGCGACCCCGCCCGGCATGGCGCCCATGCTGCAGGATTCCGCCCGGCTGTCCGAACAGTCCGGCGGGCTGTTCAACCCGGCCATCGGCAACCTGATCCGGCTCTGGGGGTTCCAGAACGACGAGTTCAAGCCGCTGCAGCCCGACCCGGCGGAAATCGCCCGGCTGGTCAAGGCGAACCCGAAAATGTCGGACATCGTGTTCGAGGGCGGCGATTATTACAGCAAGAACCCGGCGGTCAGGCTGGATCTCGGCGGTTACGCCAAGGGCTATGCGCTGGACGCGGCGGCGGATTACCTGCGCGCGCAGGGGGTAAAGAATGCCCTGGTCAACATCGGCGGCAACATCATCGCCCTGGGCAGGCACGGCGACCGGCCCTGGCAGGTGGGCATCCGGCACCCGCGCAAATCCGACGCCATCGCCACGCTGGAATTGAACGACGGCGAAGCGGTGGGCACCTCGGGCGATTACCAGCGTTACTTCGAGCTCGGCGGCAAGCGCTACTGCCACATCATCGACCCGCGCACCGGCTATCCGGCACAGGGCGTGCAGGCGGTGACGGTGCTGATCCCCAAGGGCCGGAATGCGGGCGTGCTATCGGATGTGGCGTCCAAGCCGCCCTTCATCACGGGAAAGAACGGCTGGCGCGAGGCGGCAAGGAAAATGGGGGTGGAAGAGGCGATGCTGATCGACGACAAGGGCGAGGTGTACCTGACTGCGGCCATGAAAAAACGCATTTCCTTTCTCGATACCGGGCTGAAACTGCACGAATCGCCCTGA
- a CDS encoding DUF2322 family protein codes for MKTANFAENLANLGSIDAYAKLELIDAAGSTVACIENKPGSQGSLKVYRHLAAKWGAINPDAAAEGVQLYAEHTEDARRNPGKHPNIDRLFDIVASGSVYSVQLTPAVSA; via the coding sequence TTGAAAACAGCAAACTTCGCGGAAAATCTCGCCAATCTGGGCAGCATCGACGCCTACGCCAAGCTCGAACTGATCGACGCCGCCGGCAGCACGGTTGCATGCATCGAGAACAAACCGGGCAGCCAGGGCTCCCTCAAGGTATACCGCCACCTTGCAGCAAAATGGGGCGCCATCAACCCGGACGCAGCCGCGGAAGGCGTGCAGCTCTATGCCGAGCACACGGAAGACGCGCGCCGCAATCCCGGCAAGCATCCCAACATCGACCGCCTGTTCGACATCGTCGCCAGCGGCTCAGTGTATTCGGTGCAGCTCACCCCCGCAGTTTCCGCCTGA
- the coq7 gene encoding 2-polyprenyl-3-methyl-6-methoxy-1,4-benzoquinone monooxygenase — MIPLDKLVIEFDKGLRTLFAPAPTLRPLPGNDLPDAELSTEEKQRTVSLMRVNHCGEICAQALYQGQALTARNEEVKAALVQAAWEETEHLNWTETRIKELGGRTSFLNPLWYTGSLALGALAGALGDKWNLGFLAETEHQVEQHLESHLGRLPQQDEKSRAILEQMKIDEIQHANTALEHGGAPLPLPVKAAMKLSSKIMTRTAYWI; from the coding sequence ATGATTCCACTGGATAAACTGGTCATCGAATTCGACAAGGGCCTGCGCACCCTGTTCGCGCCCGCGCCGACCCTGCGCCCTCTGCCGGGCAACGATTTGCCCGACGCCGAGCTGAGCACGGAGGAGAAACAGCGCACCGTTTCCCTGATGCGCGTCAATCACTGCGGCGAAATCTGCGCCCAGGCGCTGTACCAGGGCCAGGCGCTCACGGCGCGCAACGAGGAAGTGAAAGCCGCGCTGGTGCAGGCAGCGTGGGAAGAGACCGAGCACCTCAACTGGACCGAAACCCGCATCAAGGAACTGGGCGGGCGCACCAGCTTCCTCAATCCGCTGTGGTACACCGGCTCCCTCGCCCTCGGCGCGCTGGCCGGCGCACTGGGCGACAAGTGGAATCTCGGCTTCCTGGCGGAAACCGAGCACCAGGTGGAACAGCACCTGGAAAGCCATCTCGGACGCCTGCCGCAGCAGGACGAAAAAAGCCGCGCCATCCTGGAACAAATGAAAATCGACGAGATCCAGCACGCCAACACGGCGCTGGAACATGGCGGCGCCCCGCTCCCGCTGCCGGTCAAGGCGGCGATGAAGCTGTCCTCCAAAATCATGACCAGAACGGCGTACTGGATTTGA